ATCGTCACGGGCGGCGGGGTAGGCATCGGCGCGGCGATCTCTCATGCCATTGCGGCGGAGGGTGCCGTGCCGGTCATCCTCAACAACGACACGCCCGCCGTACAAGCGAACCTTGCAACGATGCGCGAGAAGGGCCAGCGCTTCGGCTTCTACGAGATGTGGCTGGACTCGCCGGAAAAGTGCAGGGCGGCGGTCGAGCAGACGGTCGCGGAGTTTGGCCGCATCGATGGGCTGGTGAACAACATCGGCGTGAACGACAAGGTGGGCCTTGCGGATGGGACGCCGGATGAGTTCCTCAAGTCCGTCGAGCGGAACCTGTGGCACTACTACTCCATGGCGCACTATTGCCTGCCGCATCTGAAGGCGTCGAAGGGGGCGATCGTGAACACCGCCTCGAAGGTCGGCTACACCGGCCAGGGTGGGACGTCTGGCTACGCCGCAGCGAAGGGTGCGCAACTGGCACTGACGCGAGAGTGGGCAGTCGAACTCTTTCCCTACGGCATCCGCGTGAACGCAGTGGTGCCTTCGGAGGTCGATACGCCCGCCTACCAGGAGTGGTTGGCGAAGTTCGACGACCCGGCAGCAAAGCTGGAAAAGATCGTCAGGAACATCCCGCTTGATAAGCGCATGACTACCCCGGCAGAGATCGCTTCAACCGTGGTCTTCC
This Granulicella aggregans DNA region includes the following protein-coding sequences:
- a CDS encoding SDR family oxidoreductase; the encoded protein is MDLGLTGKVVIVTGGGVGIGAAISHAIAAEGAVPVILNNDTPAVQANLATMREKGQRFGFYEMWLDSPEKCRAAVEQTVAEFGRIDGLVNNIGVNDKVGLADGTPDEFLKSVERNLWHYYSMAHYCLPHLKASKGAIVNTASKVGYTGQGGTSGYAAAKGAQLALTREWAVELFPYGIRVNAVVPSEVDTPAYQEWLAKFDDPAAKLEKIVRNIPLDKRMTTPAEIASTVVFLLSPASGHTTGQHVFVDGGYVHLDRAATAE